From Zingiber officinale cultivar Zhangliang chromosome 5B, Zo_v1.1, whole genome shotgun sequence, the proteins below share one genomic window:
- the LOC121986366 gene encoding GATA transcription factor 17-like isoform X1, producing MSGNPIPLDGVNPAGVESFPGHHIHNMSAGHQVLPGVSLPSHVDESNAVGGTGELIAAADALALQQYEEADCSSGSHGMEEEGVGAVENGEMETEGPSGPSHLGDTQALGPVQAGGNQLTLSFQGEVYVFDSVSPEKVQAVLLLLGGREMQTGSNPFPPSTIPTKVLLNIATCQFALDALMTSGAFDMWQRGDIPHRLASLMRFREKRKERNFEKKIRYTVRKEVASRMQRNKGQFTSSKSKTDCSMGDATGANQESGSPENKIPGASACHHCGISAHSTPMMRRGPDGPRTLCNACGLVWANKGMMRDLSKNPSPAIPNALPEPTEGATFDITV from the exons ATGAGTGGAAACCCCATCCCACTCGATGGCGTAAACCCGGCGGGCGTCGAGAGCTTTCCGGGCCACCACATCCACAACATGTCGGCCGGCCACCAGGTGCTGCCCGGCGTGTCGCTCCCGTCCCACGTTGATGAGTCTAACGCAGTAGGCGGGACCGGGGAGTTGATTGCCGCCGCGGATGCGCTAGCATTGCAGCAGTACGAAGAGGCGGACTGCAGCAGCGGTAGCCACGGGATGGAGGAGGAAGGCGTAGGAGCAGTGGAGAACGGGGAGATGGAGACAGAAGGACCATCTGGTCCGAGTCATCTGGGTGATACTCAGGCTCTAGGACCCGTACAGGCAGGCGGGAATCAGCTCACTCTCTCATTCCAGGGTGAAGTTTACGTTTTTGATTCTGTTTCTCCCGAAAAG GTTCAGGCTGTGCTCTTGTTACTGGGAGGTCGTGAGATGCAGACTGGATCAAATCCTTTCCCACCATCCACTATCCCAACCAAGGTATTATTAAACATAGCCACTTGCCAATTTGCTTTGGACGCATTAATGACTTCAGGGGCTTTTGATATGTGGCAGCGTGGAGATATACCTCATAGACTTGCGTCCTTAATGCGGTTccgagaaaagagaaaagagcgGAACTTTGAGAAGAAAATACGTTATACTGTCCGCAAAGAAGTAGCATCAAG GATGCAGCGAAATAAGGGTCAATTTACATCATCAAAATCTAAAACTGACTGTTCCATGGGTGATGCTACTGGTGCAAACCAAGAATCTGGTTCACCAGAGAATAAGATTCCAGGGGCATCTGC ATGTCATCACTGTGGTATCAGCGCACATTCTACTCCGATGATGCGCCGTGGACCTGATGGACCACGGACCTTGTGCAATGCATGTGGACTTGTTTGGGCAAACAAG GGCATGATGAGGGATCTTTCCAAAAACCCATCTCCAGCAATTCCAAATGCTTTGCCTGAACCCACAGAAGGGGCAACTTTCGACATCACCGTATGA
- the LOC121986366 gene encoding GATA transcription factor 20-like isoform X2, producing MSGNPIPLDGVNPAGVESFPGHHIHNMSAGHQVLPGVSLPSHVDESNAVGGTGELIAAADALALQQYEEADCSSGSHGMEEEGVGAVENGEMETEGPSGPSHLGDTQALGPVQAGGNQLTLSFQGEVYVFDSVSPEKVQAVLLLLGGREMQTGSNPFPPSTIPTKRGDIPHRLASLMRFREKRKERNFEKKIRYTVRKEVASRMQRNKGQFTSSKSKTDCSMGDATGANQESGSPENKIPGASACHHCGISAHSTPMMRRGPDGPRTLCNACGLVWANKGMMRDLSKNPSPAIPNALPEPTEGATFDITV from the exons ATGAGTGGAAACCCCATCCCACTCGATGGCGTAAACCCGGCGGGCGTCGAGAGCTTTCCGGGCCACCACATCCACAACATGTCGGCCGGCCACCAGGTGCTGCCCGGCGTGTCGCTCCCGTCCCACGTTGATGAGTCTAACGCAGTAGGCGGGACCGGGGAGTTGATTGCCGCCGCGGATGCGCTAGCATTGCAGCAGTACGAAGAGGCGGACTGCAGCAGCGGTAGCCACGGGATGGAGGAGGAAGGCGTAGGAGCAGTGGAGAACGGGGAGATGGAGACAGAAGGACCATCTGGTCCGAGTCATCTGGGTGATACTCAGGCTCTAGGACCCGTACAGGCAGGCGGGAATCAGCTCACTCTCTCATTCCAGGGTGAAGTTTACGTTTTTGATTCTGTTTCTCCCGAAAAG GTTCAGGCTGTGCTCTTGTTACTGGGAGGTCGTGAGATGCAGACTGGATCAAATCCTTTCCCACCATCCACTATCCCAACCAAG CGTGGAGATATACCTCATAGACTTGCGTCCTTAATGCGGTTccgagaaaagagaaaagagcgGAACTTTGAGAAGAAAATACGTTATACTGTCCGCAAAGAAGTAGCATCAAG GATGCAGCGAAATAAGGGTCAATTTACATCATCAAAATCTAAAACTGACTGTTCCATGGGTGATGCTACTGGTGCAAACCAAGAATCTGGTTCACCAGAGAATAAGATTCCAGGGGCATCTGC ATGTCATCACTGTGGTATCAGCGCACATTCTACTCCGATGATGCGCCGTGGACCTGATGGACCACGGACCTTGTGCAATGCATGTGGACTTGTTTGGGCAAACAAG GGCATGATGAGGGATCTTTCCAAAAACCCATCTCCAGCAATTCCAAATGCTTTGCCTGAACCCACAGAAGGGGCAACTTTCGACATCACCGTATGA